The proteins below come from a single Mya arenaria isolate MELC-2E11 chromosome 8, ASM2691426v1 genomic window:
- the LOC128242157 gene encoding uncharacterized protein LOC128242157, with amino-acid sequence MDSGDKPGSRVMAVLSRAFAGSIVDRREVTAAIREFEELMSTMQKEPSPTDMVSLRRAEVDNMRDIIRHQDEKIRNMDERLNKGSLRVSPAPGLETDRNQVDTERRLELADRFNAVFEHEWRAAYSELRASMYWRELECVYTLMRVIRNACDMCLQLSEDQVDKLVLAMEDVVLDPLNGNAHISQAYTQYNSEVYSDGMREAQRFALQYRAGRAEASVSAVIQLFTDTKLQAIIDPRYLRRDFKRYIDKVVELVWLMTTLEPRMRLYWQRQNERVNQDFFYLYRGQQGEYVNQTVWPAVFMHNTGRLIYKGQITPV; translated from the exons ATGGATTCCGGGGATAAGCCCGGAAGCAGGGTGATGGCCGTTCTGTCCCGCGCATTCGCCGGCTCTATTGTGGACAGGCGAGAGGTCACAGCCGCAATAAGGGAGTTCGAAG AGTTGATGTCCACAATGCAGAAGGAGCCGTCACCCACGGACATGGTGAGTTTGCGGCGGGCGGAAGTGGACAACATGCGAGACATCATCCGCCACCAGGACGAGAAAATCAGGAACATGGACGAAAG GCTAAACAAGGGGAGTCTGCGTGTATCCCCGGCGCCAGGCCTTGAGACGGACAGGAATCAGGTGGACACGGAGCGGCGGCTGGAGTTGGCGGATCGGTTTAACGCCGTGTTCGAACACGAGTGGCGAGCGGCGTACAGTGAGCTGCGGGCCTCCATGTACTGGCGGGAACTGGAGTGCGTGTACACGCTCATGCGGGTCATCAGG aacGCGTGTGACATGTGTCTGCAGTTGTCGGAGGACCAGGTGGACAAGCTCGTTCTGGCCATGGAGGACGTCGTTCTCGACCCACTCAACGGAAATGCCCACATCAGTCAG GCGTACACGCAGTACAATTCAGAGGTTTACTCGGACGGGATGCGGGAGGCCCAGCGGTTCGCCCTGCAGTACCGGGCTGGAAGGGCGGAAGCGTCCGTATCCGccgttatacag CTATTCACGGATACAAAACTACAAGCAATTATTGATCCCCGGTATTTACGGCGGGACTTCAAGCGCTACATTGACAAGGTGGTGGAGTTGGTCTGGCTCATGACGACGCTCGAACCCCGCATGCGGCTGTACTGGCAGCGGCAGAACGAGCGGGTTAACCAAGATTTCTTCTACCTGTACCGAGGGCAGCAGGGGGAGTACGTGAACCAGACTGTGTGGCCTGCGGTGTTCATGCATAACACGGGAAGGCTCATATACAAGGGTCAGATAACACCCGTTTAG
- the LOC128245134 gene encoding 3-hydroxyisobutyrate dehydrogenase, mitochondrial-like, with the protein MAAQATKVLQSGCNKVFAFNIQQRKFSASSTKMAAKVGFIGLGNMGGHMAKNLLKKGYPLVVYDVSKDNLNTLKEAGAEVAGSPAEVASGVTKVVSMLPESSHVKQVYTAENGVFSTVKSGSLLMDCSTIDPSVSQVMASLAAEKGVTFVDAPVSGGVNAARDGILTFMVGGPEDGYEAASEYLSCMGKNVVHCGAVGTGQAAKICNNMLLGISMIGVSETMNLGIKLGLDPKMLAKILNMSSGRCWSSEVYNPCPGVLDGVPSSNNYKGGFGAALMTKDLGLAQSASTSTKSPTPLGSMAHQMYRIMTNHGYGEKDFSSVFKFLQEQEGKK; encoded by the exons ATGGCAGCACAAGCAACGAAAGTTTTGCAGTCCGGTTGCAACAAGgtttttgcatttaatatacAACAGAGAAAATTTTCTG ctTCATCCACAAAGATG GCTGCTAAAGTTGGGTTTATCGGGTTGGGGAACATGGGCGGTCATATGGCCAAAAATCTGCTCAAGAAAGGCTACCCTCTCGTCGTGTATGATGTCTCCAAAGATAATCTGAATACTCTCAAAGAAGCAG GTGCCGAGGTTGCTGGTTCCCCGGCAGAGGTGGCGTCTGGGGTAACAAAGGTAGTAAGCATGCTCCCAGAAAGCTCCCATGTCAAGCAGGTGTACACAGCGGAGAATGGTGTGTTCAG CACTGTGAAGAGTGGAAGCCTGCTGATGGACTGCAGCACAATTGACCCATCCGTGTCCCAGGTCATGGCCAGCCTGGCTGCAGAGAAGGGTGTCACCTTTGTGGATGCCCCAGTGTCTGGAG GAGTGAATGCAGCGAGGGATGGTATTCTGACGTTCATGGTCGGGGGACCAGAGGATGGGTATGAGGCTGCTAGCGAGTACCTAAGCTGTATGGGCAAGAATGTTGTACACTGCGGGGCCGTCGGTACTGGACAG GCTGCCAAGATTTGTAACAACATGCTGCTGGGTATTTCCATGATTGGAGTCTCGGAGACAATGAATCTCGGAATcaa ATTGGGCCTAGACCCCAAGATGTTGGCTAAGATTCTAAATATGAGTTCTGGCCGATGCTGGTCATCGGAGGTATACAACCCCTGCCCCGGGGTCCTGGACGGTGTCCCATCATCAAATAACTACAAGGGGGGCTTCGGTGCTGCCCTTATGACTAAG GATCTAGGCCTTGCCCAGAGTGCATCTACCTCCACTAAATCTCCAACGCCCCTGGGCTCCATGGCCCATCAGATGTACCGCATCATGACAAACCACGGCTATGGGGAAAAGGACTTCTCCTCTGTATTTAAGTTCCTGCAGGAACAGGAGGGAAAAAAATAG